CTGCGCCTTCGGCCGGCTGGCATCGCTCACCGACGTGTGGGGCAAGACGATAAATATTGACACCTACAATGATTCCGGTAAGATAACCCACTGGCGCTACCCGGGCTACTCGGCGGGCGATGAGGTGGTCTACGCCTACGACGACATCGGCCGGCTCACCACGATCACGGACAACATGCCCGCGAGCGGCTCGAAGGTCACGGCAATCGACTACGACCAGGACACGGGCGCAATGGTCAAGGTCAC
This portion of the Verrucomicrobiota bacterium genome encodes:
- a CDS encoding RHS repeat protein: MWGKTINIDTYNDSGKITHWRYPGYSAGDEVVYAYDDIGRLTTITDNMPASGSKVTAIDYDQDTGAMVKVT